From the Pseudarthrobacter sp. MM222 genome, one window contains:
- a CDS encoding siderophore-interacting protein produces the protein MTTVPATTSASRKSRPQINLTVLRREQLSPHMVRIVAGGPGFGEYVNNEFVDRYVKIVFPQPGIAYPEPLDLWTVRETMPREQWPHTRTYTVRWVNEAAGELAIDFVIHGDEGLAGPWAATAQPGDSLLFTGPGGGHNPDPAADWYLFAGDESALPAIGAVIEALPQHARGLAFLEVDSEADIQAIAAPAGIELRWLFRAGAPAGASEVLLRAVRDSEWPEGRVQVFAHGERGYMKSLRDVFYAQRGLERGQVSLSGYWASGRVEDDFQAEKKLPVGQI, from the coding sequence ATGACCACAGTTCCCGCCACCACCTCGGCCAGCCGAAAATCGCGACCGCAGATCAACCTCACCGTGCTGCGACGCGAACAGCTCTCTCCGCACATGGTCCGCATCGTCGCCGGCGGTCCGGGCTTTGGCGAGTACGTCAACAACGAGTTCGTAGACCGCTACGTCAAGATTGTGTTTCCGCAGCCCGGAATCGCGTACCCGGAACCGCTGGACCTCTGGACCGTCCGCGAGACCATGCCGCGCGAACAATGGCCGCACACCCGCACCTACACGGTCCGCTGGGTCAACGAGGCGGCCGGGGAACTGGCGATCGACTTCGTGATCCACGGCGACGAGGGCCTCGCTGGCCCCTGGGCGGCCACCGCACAGCCGGGCGACAGCCTCCTCTTCACCGGCCCCGGCGGCGGCCACAACCCCGACCCGGCGGCGGACTGGTACCTCTTCGCCGGCGACGAATCCGCCCTGCCGGCGATCGGCGCCGTGATCGAGGCCCTGCCGCAGCACGCCCGCGGCCTCGCCTTCCTGGAAGTGGACAGCGAGGCGGATATCCAGGCGATCGCCGCACCCGCCGGCATCGAACTGCGGTGGCTCTTCCGCGCAGGCGCTCCGGCCGGCGCCAGCGAGGTCTTGCTCCGCGCCGTACGGGACTCCGAATGGCCCGAGGGTCGGGTCCAGGTCTTTGCCCACGGCGAGCGTGGCTACATGAAGAGCCTGCGGGACGTCTTCTATGCCCAGCGCGGACTCGAACGCGGACAGGTTTCACTCTCCGGCTACTGGGCCAGCGGCCGCGTGGAGGACGACTTCCAGGCGGAGAAGAAACTACCCGTAGGGCAGATCTAG
- the groL gene encoding chaperonin GroEL (60 kDa chaperone family; promotes refolding of misfolded polypeptides especially under stressful conditions; forms two stacked rings of heptamers to form a barrel-shaped 14mer; ends can be capped by GroES; misfolded proteins enter the barrel where they are refolded when GroES binds) has protein sequence MAKIIAFDEEARRGLERGLNILADAVKVTLGPRGRNVVLEKKWGAPTITNDGVSIAKEIELDDPYEKIGAELVKEVAKKTDDVAGDGTTTATVLAQALVKEGLRNVAAGADPLSLKRGIEKAVEAVTRELLASAKEIETKEEIAATASISAGDNEIGALIAEALDKVGKEGVITVEESNTFGLELELTEGMRFDKGYISAYFVTDAERQETVLEDPYILIVNSKISSVKELVAVLEKVMQSNKPLLIIAEDIEGEALATLIVNKIRGTFKSVAVKAPGFGDRRKAQLADIAILTGGQVISEEVGLKLETAGLELLGHARKVVVTKDETTIVEGAGDADQIAGRVSQIRSEIENSDSDYDREKLQERLAKLAGGVAVIKAGAATEVELKERKHRIEDAVRNAKAAVEEGIVAGGGVALIQAGAKAFANLQLDGDEATGANIVRVAIDAPLKQIAFNAGLEPGVVVDKVRGLPAGHGLNAATGEYVDLLAAGINDPVKVTRSALQNAASIAGLFLTTEAVVADKPEKNAPAMGGGDDMGGMGGMGGF, from the coding sequence ATGGCCAAGATCATTGCATTTGATGAAGAGGCACGCCGCGGTCTTGAGCGGGGCCTGAACATCCTCGCCGACGCCGTCAAGGTCACCCTCGGCCCGCGTGGACGCAACGTTGTCCTCGAAAAGAAGTGGGGCGCCCCCACGATCACCAACGATGGTGTTTCCATCGCCAAGGAGATCGAGCTGGACGACCCTTACGAGAAGATCGGCGCCGAGCTGGTCAAGGAAGTTGCCAAGAAGACGGACGACGTCGCCGGCGACGGAACCACCACCGCAACCGTGCTGGCACAGGCCCTGGTCAAGGAAGGCCTGCGCAACGTAGCGGCCGGAGCCGACCCCCTGTCCCTCAAGCGCGGCATCGAGAAGGCTGTCGAAGCCGTCACGCGCGAGCTCCTGGCTTCGGCCAAGGAAATCGAAACCAAGGAAGAGATTGCCGCCACCGCGTCCATCTCTGCCGGCGACAACGAGATTGGCGCCCTGATTGCCGAAGCCCTGGACAAGGTCGGCAAGGAAGGCGTCATCACGGTCGAGGAGTCGAACACCTTCGGCCTGGAACTCGAGCTCACCGAAGGCATGCGCTTCGACAAGGGCTACATCTCCGCTTACTTCGTCACCGACGCTGAGCGCCAGGAAACGGTCCTTGAGGATCCGTACATCCTGATCGTCAACTCCAAGATCTCCAGCGTCAAGGAACTGGTTGCTGTCCTCGAAAAGGTCATGCAGTCCAACAAGCCGCTGCTGATCATTGCCGAAGACATCGAGGGCGAGGCCCTGGCCACCCTGATCGTGAACAAGATCCGTGGCACCTTCAAGTCCGTCGCCGTCAAGGCCCCGGGCTTCGGCGACCGCCGCAAGGCGCAGCTCGCGGACATCGCCATCCTCACCGGTGGCCAGGTCATCTCCGAGGAAGTCGGCCTCAAGCTTGAGACCGCCGGCCTCGAACTGCTGGGCCACGCCCGCAAGGTTGTTGTCACCAAGGACGAGACCACCATTGTCGAGGGTGCAGGCGACGCCGACCAGATCGCCGGCCGCGTTTCCCAGATCCGCTCCGAGATCGAGAACTCCGATTCCGACTACGACCGCGAGAAGCTGCAGGAACGCCTGGCCAAGCTGGCCGGCGGCGTTGCAGTCATCAAGGCCGGAGCCGCCACCGAAGTGGAGCTCAAGGAACGCAAGCACCGCATTGAGGACGCAGTCCGCAACGCCAAGGCTGCTGTTGAAGAGGGCATCGTCGCCGGCGGTGGCGTTGCCCTGATCCAGGCCGGTGCCAAGGCCTTCGCAAACCTGCAGCTCGACGGCGACGAGGCAACCGGTGCGAACATCGTCCGCGTTGCCATCGATGCCCCGCTGAAGCAGATCGCCTTCAACGCCGGCCTTGAGCCGGGCGTTGTGGTCGACAAGGTCCGCGGCCTGCCCGCAGGCCACGGCCTGAACGCAGCAACCGGCGAGTACGTCGACCTGCTGGCTGCCGGCATCAACGACCCGGTCAAGGTCACCCGCTCTGCCCTGCAGAACGCGGCTTCCATTGCCGGCCTGTTCCTCACCACCGAGGCTGTTGTGGCCGACAAGCCGGAGAAGAACGCTCCGGCCATGGGCGGCGGCGACGACATGGGCGGCATGGGCGGCATGGGCGGTTTCTAA
- a CDS encoding DUF3263 domain-containing protein: MAEAAQEHLSTPESFPADTRSESPLSSRDQQMLALERQWWKYAGAKEQAIRELFDLSATHYYQILNALIDTEDALAHDPMLVKRLRRLRTSRQRARTARRLGSDA, translated from the coding sequence GTGGCCGAAGCAGCGCAAGAGCACCTTTCGACGCCGGAATCTTTTCCCGCGGACACGCGCAGCGAGTCGCCGCTGAGCAGCCGCGATCAGCAGATGCTGGCCCTCGAACGGCAGTGGTGGAAGTACGCCGGGGCCAAGGAACAGGCCATTCGCGAACTCTTCGACCTCTCCGCGACGCACTACTACCAGATCCTCAACGCGCTCATCGATACTGAGGATGCGCTGGCCCACGATCCCATGCTGGTGAAGAGATTGCGTAGACTACGTACGTCACGCCAACGTGCCCGCACTGCCCGCCGCTTGGGTTCAGACGCGTAA
- a CDS encoding ABC transporter substrate-binding protein gives MALPAAPHAGHDPAGDNIVRRRTAALRAGRSAAVGAVALLVMTGCLAPAGGARVRSAEASGDGTLKIGLILDNTGSQGFLNTSQLAAARLAVSEINAAGGHKGKPVELLPEIISEDTAGQAKELAAAKADVVIGPTDSSRAPAAIDVLSNAKVALISPANAASGLSTYRSGGYYFRTSAADVAQAAVLVKLAKDGGAKTLAIVYEEGGYGKDVSAAVGAAAKAAGLGPVAVAGFTPGQAQQAAAAAKAAAPDAVVLVARNGAQGAIAELNNAGLGGRKLILSDGAVNEYGSGLGSGALDGARGILPGVFPSAHFQGELVSVDPDLLDMTFAAETYDAVNLAVIAAAAAEDDAGTSIAARLIGVSGGAAQAAGETAVCTSYQTCIDLLRAGKRPDYDGQSGVINFDSNGDVTSANYMVFRYGADNQATRSGSETARSSGR, from the coding sequence GTGGCGCTTCCCGCTGCACCGCACGCCGGGCATGATCCTGCCGGAGACAACATCGTCCGACGCCGGACTGCCGCCCTGCGCGCGGGCCGTTCGGCCGCCGTGGGCGCGGTTGCGCTGCTGGTGATGACCGGCTGTCTGGCCCCGGCCGGCGGCGCCCGGGTGCGGAGTGCTGAAGCCAGCGGCGACGGCACGCTTAAGATCGGCCTGATCCTGGATAACACGGGCAGCCAGGGCTTCCTCAACACCTCCCAGCTCGCGGCAGCCAGATTGGCCGTTAGCGAAATCAATGCCGCCGGCGGCCACAAGGGCAAACCGGTCGAGCTGCTCCCCGAGATCATCAGCGAAGACACCGCAGGCCAAGCCAAGGAGCTCGCAGCCGCCAAGGCGGACGTCGTCATCGGCCCGACCGACTCCAGCCGCGCCCCCGCCGCCATCGATGTGCTTTCCAACGCCAAAGTCGCCCTGATTTCCCCCGCCAACGCCGCCAGCGGACTGAGCACCTACAGGAGCGGCGGGTACTACTTCCGGACCTCCGCAGCGGACGTCGCCCAGGCCGCCGTCCTCGTCAAGCTCGCCAAGGACGGCGGCGCCAAGACGCTGGCCATCGTGTACGAGGAAGGCGGCTACGGCAAAGACGTGTCTGCCGCCGTCGGCGCCGCGGCCAAAGCCGCCGGATTGGGGCCGGTCGCCGTCGCGGGATTCACCCCGGGTCAGGCGCAGCAGGCCGCCGCCGCCGCCAAGGCAGCAGCCCCGGACGCCGTGGTCCTCGTCGCCCGGAATGGTGCGCAAGGCGCCATCGCGGAGCTGAACAACGCCGGGCTGGGAGGACGAAAGCTCATCCTCAGCGACGGTGCCGTCAACGAGTACGGCTCCGGTCTCGGCTCAGGAGCCCTCGATGGGGCACGCGGCATCCTGCCGGGCGTGTTTCCGTCGGCGCATTTCCAGGGCGAGCTGGTGTCCGTGGATCCGGACCTGTTGGACATGACCTTTGCGGCGGAAACCTACGACGCGGTCAACCTCGCCGTCATCGCGGCCGCTGCTGCGGAGGATGACGCAGGCACCTCCATTGCGGCCCGGCTGATCGGCGTCTCCGGAGGCGCGGCACAGGCCGCCGGCGAAACAGCGGTATGCACGTCCTATCAGACCTGCATCGACCTCCTTCGGGCGGGCAAGCGACCCGACTACGACGGCCAATCCGGAGTGATCAACTTCGATTCCAACGGTGACGTGACCTCAGCCAACTACATGGTGTTCCGCTATGGCGCGGATAACCAGGCCACCAGAAGCGGAAGCGAGACGGCCCGCAGCAGCGGCCGGTGA
- a CDS encoding LytR C-terminal domain-containing protein encodes MTKYARDEFDRVPETPTRQGVHRAAAESRRRSLAPVLAVGAVALVIGLVAFLFLPKLGFNSAGSSSAVTAEQSATPTASAAPSASSSAPASESPSAAATPDAATPSEAPSPTATPADDAAVDKTQPVAIYNATGTPGLASRVGATVASDGWTLGPLGNWGGARQTSSVIFYDGAEQRVNAEALASLLNIPTLVDSAEFNMPLVVVLGPGFQ; translated from the coding sequence ATGACCAAATACGCGCGGGATGAATTTGACCGGGTCCCGGAGACCCCCACCCGGCAGGGTGTCCACCGGGCAGCCGCCGAATCCCGTCGCCGCAGCCTTGCCCCTGTCCTGGCTGTCGGCGCCGTGGCGCTGGTCATCGGCCTGGTGGCTTTCCTGTTCCTGCCGAAACTTGGCTTCAACTCGGCCGGCAGCTCCTCGGCCGTGACCGCGGAACAGTCCGCCACCCCCACCGCTTCAGCGGCGCCCAGCGCCAGCAGCTCCGCCCCGGCGAGTGAGTCCCCGTCGGCAGCAGCCACACCCGACGCGGCGACGCCCTCCGAAGCGCCGTCGCCCACGGCCACGCCGGCGGACGACGCCGCAGTGGACAAGACGCAGCCCGTCGCGATCTATAACGCCACCGGCACGCCCGGACTGGCGAGCAGGGTGGGCGCCACGGTCGCTTCCGACGGCTGGACCCTCGGCCCGCTGGGCAACTGGGGCGGCGCGCGGCAAACGAGTTCAGTGATTTTCTATGACGGCGCGGAGCAGCGAGTCAACGCCGAGGCCCTGGCCTCCCTGCTCAACATCCCGACCCTCGTCGACTCCGCCGAGTTCAACATGCCGCTTGTCGTCGTCCTCGGACCCGGCTTCCAGTAG
- a CDS encoding threonine/serine ThrE exporter family protein, with protein sequence MTKESDGRRRPYTDGLPRTEPMSPMQVRQNAAAKRMLRRLVQGENPPTAPMSIVDRLAGSPYANPMIQVGGVDTSARKTIDFALHLAESMFRYGAGALEVETSIIAITAALGLKNIEVDITNQSVAINYAPKDQTPITLLRVVRSWTNNYAGLAKVHQLVTDIVVGGVGREEAVRRLEEITHSPKPFPRWMVTVAFAVFSAVFVGVLGGGPGASAVAFVSNLLVSLLARRLGRWRTPDFFITASCSFLVTFVALLLWRFGSPLGIQIAPEIVVVGGILLLLPTGRLVSSVQDAINGFPVTAAGRFLSTMLTFGALVAGIAVGFVVCDMTGMEPINVTKTFPPAYPWWAVGIMVAVAVVAIGITEQTSWQLLLPTAAIGVVGYLVLIGGEALGIGPRFSPALAAVVIGLLARVVALRMGAPQLVVAVPAALILLPGLTIFRSMYVLTIEESEIVMGAGGMLNAGAIVLGVAAGIVLGDTLARPLTKSLASNERRRARRR encoded by the coding sequence ATGACTAAAGAATCCGACGGCCGACGCAGGCCGTACACGGACGGACTGCCCCGGACCGAGCCGATGTCACCCATGCAGGTGCGCCAGAACGCCGCCGCCAAGCGCATGCTGCGCAGGCTGGTGCAGGGCGAGAACCCGCCGACAGCGCCCATGAGCATCGTGGACCGGCTGGCTGGCAGCCCCTACGCCAATCCAATGATCCAGGTCGGCGGCGTTGACACCTCGGCGCGCAAGACCATCGACTTCGCCCTGCATCTGGCAGAGTCCATGTTCCGGTACGGCGCCGGAGCCCTCGAAGTGGAAACCAGCATCATCGCCATCACCGCTGCCCTGGGCCTGAAGAACATCGAGGTGGACATCACCAACCAGTCGGTGGCCATCAACTACGCCCCGAAGGACCAGACCCCCATCACCCTGCTGCGTGTGGTGCGGTCCTGGACCAACAACTACGCCGGGCTGGCCAAGGTGCATCAGCTGGTGACGGACATTGTGGTGGGGGGCGTTGGCCGCGAGGAAGCGGTGCGCCGGCTCGAGGAGATCACCCACAGTCCAAAGCCTTTCCCACGGTGGATGGTCACCGTGGCGTTCGCGGTGTTCTCCGCCGTCTTCGTCGGCGTACTCGGCGGCGGCCCGGGCGCCTCAGCCGTCGCCTTCGTCTCCAACCTGCTGGTCAGCCTGCTCGCCCGGCGGCTGGGCCGCTGGCGCACGCCGGACTTCTTCATCACTGCCTCCTGTTCCTTCCTGGTCACCTTCGTCGCCCTGCTGCTATGGCGGTTCGGCAGCCCGTTGGGGATCCAGATTGCCCCCGAGATCGTGGTGGTCGGCGGAATCCTGCTGCTGCTCCCGACCGGACGGCTCGTCTCCTCGGTGCAGGATGCGATCAACGGCTTCCCGGTCACGGCAGCCGGACGGTTCCTGTCCACCATGCTGACCTTCGGCGCGCTCGTTGCCGGCATCGCCGTCGGCTTCGTGGTCTGCGACATGACCGGGATGGAACCCATCAACGTCACCAAAACATTCCCGCCCGCGTATCCGTGGTGGGCGGTGGGCATCATGGTTGCCGTCGCGGTGGTAGCGATCGGAATCACTGAACAGACCAGCTGGCAGCTGCTGCTGCCGACGGCAGCCATCGGCGTCGTTGGCTACCTCGTCCTCATCGGGGGCGAGGCCCTCGGGATCGGGCCGCGTTTCTCGCCGGCACTGGCTGCCGTCGTGATCGGCCTGCTGGCCCGCGTGGTTGCCCTGCGGATGGGCGCCCCGCAGCTGGTGGTGGCCGTTCCGGCGGCACTAATCCTGCTGCCCGGACTCACTATATTCCGGTCGATGTATGTGTTGACGATCGAGGAGTCCGAGATCGTCATGGGGGCGGGCGGGATGCTGAACGCCGGTGCCATTGTGCTGGGCGTTGCAGCCGGCATCGTGCTCGGCGACACCCTCGCCCGGCCCCTCACGAAGAGCCTAGCCAGCAACGAACGACGCCGGGCACGGCGCCGCTAG
- a CDS encoding cold-shock protein gives MALGTVKWFNAEKGYGFITVDDSGDDVFVHWSAIVGEGYRALDEGQRVELEVGEGEKGPQAESVRPA, from the coding sequence ATGGCACTGGGAACCGTCAAGTGGTTCAACGCCGAAAAGGGCTACGGCTTCATCACCGTGGACGACTCCGGCGATGACGTCTTCGTGCACTGGTCCGCCATCGTGGGCGAGGGTTACCGCGCCCTCGACGAGGGCCAGCGCGTGGAACTGGAAGTGGGCGAGGGCGAGAAGGGCCCCCAGGCCGAGAGTGTCCGGCCGGCCTAG
- a CDS encoding uracil-DNA glycosylase — translation MPGADALFELDAAPGDLLGFAQLARLPLAELVAPDWAEALTPVEGKLREVLGFLAAEAAGGQNVLPRPTNVLRAFRQPLAGVRVLVVGQDPYPTPGHAVGLSFAVDGGTRPIPRSLANIYKELDADLGLPPRTHGDLGRWAEQGVLLLNRVLSVRAGAAGSHRGKGWEAITAAAIRAVANRSAPAGGRAPLVAVLWGKDAESARPLLGPTPVIASAHPSPLSASRGFFGSRPFSRANALLQAQGNGTVDWELPPLP, via the coding sequence CTGCCTGGTGCGGATGCCCTCTTTGAGCTGGACGCGGCGCCCGGTGACCTTCTGGGGTTCGCGCAGCTGGCACGGCTGCCGCTGGCGGAGCTCGTGGCCCCCGACTGGGCGGAGGCGCTAACCCCCGTGGAGGGAAAGCTGCGCGAGGTGCTGGGGTTCCTCGCGGCGGAGGCCGCCGGCGGGCAGAACGTGCTTCCCCGGCCGACGAACGTACTGCGTGCCTTCCGGCAGCCGCTGGCCGGCGTCCGGGTCCTGGTTGTGGGCCAGGACCCCTACCCGACGCCGGGCCACGCCGTCGGCCTGTCCTTCGCGGTGGACGGCGGCACCCGCCCCATCCCCCGCAGTCTCGCCAACATCTACAAGGAACTCGACGCCGATCTGGGGCTCCCGCCGAGGACCCACGGTGACCTCGGCCGCTGGGCGGAGCAGGGTGTCCTGCTGCTGAACAGGGTGCTCAGCGTCCGGGCTGGGGCGGCAGGGTCACACCGCGGTAAGGGCTGGGAGGCCATTACGGCGGCCGCCATCCGCGCCGTGGCTAACCGCAGCGCGCCAGCCGGCGGACGTGCACCCCTGGTGGCGGTACTTTGGGGCAAGGACGCCGAATCCGCCCGACCGTTGCTGGGTCCCACGCCGGTGATCGCCAGCGCGCACCCCAGTCCGCTTTCGGCCTCACGGGGTTTCTTCGGCTCGCGTCCCTTCAGCCGCGCCAACGCCCTGCTGCAGGCTCAAGGAAACGGCACTGTGGACTGGGAGTTGCCCCCGCTTCCGTAA
- a CDS encoding lipid II:glycine glycyltransferase FemX, translated as MREFTARFASAEEVANWDAHVTANPNGGNLLQSEAFAEVKQHFGWKPLHLVYETADYTSYNLVLEKSFPLLGKLWYLIKGPDVASVEDIPGIAAANADFVKRARLGVFAIKIEPDIVLSDEARTVIEGAGLVKTHNLQPNDSTALLDISPEENQLLRNLHSRGRNAVRRAIREGVEVHNVEPTEENFQAMYALMTTTVEAKSQVRVREFDYYRQFWTNFLNRGQGRLLFVYENGVPSVGAFVINYGRKATYKDGGSLQKRSQYGDSHLVQWTAINQLKELGCTEYDFCGTPPSSQLKDTSNPFHGLGLFKTSFSKTVTDFVGCYDQVLSPLKYKAWMAAGERLARQIHTRRTGQQFY; from the coding sequence TTGCGTGAATTCACTGCCCGCTTTGCCTCCGCCGAAGAGGTCGCCAACTGGGATGCCCACGTCACCGCGAACCCCAATGGCGGCAATCTCCTCCAGTCGGAGGCCTTTGCAGAGGTCAAACAGCACTTCGGCTGGAAACCCCTGCACCTTGTCTACGAGACGGCTGACTACACCAGCTACAACCTCGTGCTGGAGAAGTCCTTCCCCCTTCTGGGCAAACTCTGGTACCTGATCAAGGGTCCCGACGTCGCCTCGGTCGAGGACATTCCCGGCATCGCCGCCGCCAACGCGGACTTCGTCAAACGCGCCAGGCTGGGTGTCTTCGCCATCAAGATCGAGCCGGACATCGTGCTGTCTGACGAAGCGCGGACGGTCATCGAAGGGGCAGGGCTGGTCAAGACCCACAACCTGCAACCCAACGATTCGACGGCGCTGCTGGACATCTCCCCAGAGGAGAACCAGCTCCTGCGCAACCTCCATTCCCGCGGGCGAAATGCCGTCCGCCGGGCCATCCGCGAAGGCGTTGAAGTGCACAACGTGGAGCCCACCGAGGAGAACTTCCAGGCCATGTATGCCCTCATGACCACGACGGTGGAAGCCAAATCGCAGGTCCGGGTGCGCGAATTCGACTACTACCGCCAGTTCTGGACCAACTTCCTCAACCGGGGCCAGGGCCGCCTGCTGTTCGTCTATGAGAACGGCGTCCCGTCCGTGGGCGCGTTCGTCATCAACTACGGCCGGAAGGCGACCTACAAGGACGGCGGATCGCTGCAGAAACGCAGCCAGTACGGCGATTCCCACCTCGTCCAGTGGACCGCCATCAACCAGCTCAAGGAGCTGGGCTGCACCGAATACGATTTCTGCGGCACGCCCCCGAGCAGCCAGCTCAAGGACACGTCCAACCCGTTCCACGGGCTGGGGCTGTTCAAGACCAGCTTCAGCAAGACCGTCACCGATTTCGTCGGCTGCTACGACCAGGTGCTGAGCCCGCTGAAGTACAAGGCCTGGATGGCCGCCGGGGAGCGGCTGGCCCGCCAGATCCACACCCGCCGCACGGGCCAGCAGTTTTACTGA